The following nucleotide sequence is from Candidatus Poribacteria bacterium.
GCCCCGAGCGACGGCAACGTGAAGTTTCGCGTCACCGCTCGCGGCGACCGATCCGACGCCGCCGCGACGAGCGGCTACTACGAAGCGACGGTTGTCCTGACAGCGATTCCCTACGCCCCCGCATCCGGGCGGAAGGCTCGATAGCTCCCATCCGGAGCCAGGAGCCACGGTAATGGCAAGAACAAGCCGCATATGGATCGCCGGTTCCGCGGCATCGACGGAGCTTCGAGCGCTCGGGCGGACGGCGACGCCGTGGAGCCGGAAGGAATCGGCGCAGCGATCCACCAGCCCAGTTCTGCGGCTGGACCCTCTCGAGCATTGGTCGCTCGACCGGATCGCACTGCCGGAATACTCAGACGACAGCCCGACGATGGGAATCCCGGCGTAGGCAGCCAACAGAACGTAACAGGAAGGGAACGCATGATGAAACGCAACGACAGCGAGTTCTCAGGATCGGTCACCCAGTCCAGCACGTCCGAATCGAAGAAGGAGCGCACCATGGTTCTCAACGTTCGCAACGCCAACGACGTCACGGTGGTCTCGGTCGCGAAGGAGCTGGTCGGAACCGAGGGCGCGCGCCTTCGGGAGGTCGTTCACGGCTTGACTCTCTCCGCCAAGAGCCCCGGCAGACTGATCGTCGATCTCAACAAGACGGAGCGCGTCGACACACTCGGGCTCTCGGCGCTGATGTCGCTCGCTCACATCGCCGGCGACGGCAGTGCGGTGCTCGTGTCGTCCAATCCCTACATCTCTGAGATCCTGCGCATCGTGCGGATCGGCGGGATCGTCAACCGCTTCGCCAGCGAGCCCGATGCCGTGAAGTGGATCGACCGCGTGCGCCCCGTCCCGAAGGCTCCTTCGCATCGCCAGGCGGTAACGGAAGTCGCAGCCGGCTGACACCGACGAGGCTGGCACGGTTGGAACCAGGACGATGCACTCGCATCCATCGACTGCCTGCATCGACGGATTGCGTTGCTACCGAGGCGGCGCGGAGAACTCCCACGCCGAGCATGACAATGAACAGGATATGGAACGCGCTCGCTAGGCTTCGATCTCGTCGTCGCGGAATCAACGGGCCCGGTACAACAGAGGTGCGGGTTGGAAGGACCATCCTCACGTTCCGGTTGGCTCGCGGCGACGTCGCCGTACATAACCGCGCCAACCGCGCCATTCGAGTGCGGATCGAACGCGAGGATGGGTCGCTCCTCGCCGAACGGTTCCACGCAGAGCCCGAGAGCCGATTCGAGTTGGCGGCGCGCTACCAGCAGGGCGACGTCGTGCGCATCACGGTCTGGGACGTGTCCCCCCTCCTCCACGTCCCCCTCAACGTGCACTCCTTGACCGTCCAAATCTGACTCCATGCCCGACTCAGCGGTCATCTGTGTCCGAGGCGTTCCGCGCCCGATTGCCCACGATTGCCATTGTGTCCCAATATTGTGCATGTGATCACAATAACAACGACAAAGTGTCAGAATCCGGCACACCGGTCGACGCGTGCTCCTTGCCGAAGAGTCCGATCATCACTGGATTTCATCCGTTTATGGGATTATGGTATGTTCCTTGCGCAGGCACCAGCGGAAGCGTGTTCCTCCCGCTCGTTCACGGCGCGACTCACCCATGTCGGTGGGCGTCGAGCGGAGAAGCCCGATATCGCGTGAGAGGAAAGCACCGCCATGACTCCTGCGCATGAGCGCTCGATCCCCGGCGTCGACAACCGCACCAAGCTGCTCGAAGCGTCGATGAAGCGACATCAGTTCCAGCCGGACGCCCTCATCGAGGTGCTCCACACGGCTCAGGAGCTGTATGGTCATCTCGACGACGAGCTGCTGATGACCATCGCCCACGGCTTGAAGGTTCCTCCCAGCCGCATCTACGGCGTTGCGACCTTCTATCATTTCTTCTCGCTCAAGCCGAAGGGCAGGCATTCCTGCGTCGTCTGCATGGGTACGGCGTGCTACGTGAAGGGAGCCTCCAAGGTCCTCTCGGCGCTGGAAGCGCACACGGGAGTGCGCGCCGGCGAAACGACCGCCGACGGCGCGGTCTCCCTCGGCACGGCGCGCTGTCTGGGAGCCTGCGGGCTGGCTCCCGCCGTCGTCTATGACGGTGAAGTCGCCGGGCAGCAGACCCCCGACATCGTCCTGAACCACGTGAAAGGCTGGCAGGCGCATGAATCTCGCGGAGTTGCATGACATCGCCCGCAAGGAACGCGCTGCCGCCAAGCGCGTCCAGATTCGATGCTGCGTCGCCTCTGGATGTCTCTCCTCGAATGGGGAGGGCGTCCTACAGCAGCTCAAGGACGCCGTGCAGTCAGCGGGACTCTCCGAGACCGTCGAGGTGGTGGGCGTCGGGTGCATGCGGCTGTGCAGCCGCGGACCCCTCGTCGAATCGACGGCGGACGGTTCTCTCTACGTGAAGGTTCGGCAAGAGGACGCGTCGTCGATCATCTCGGCGCTGCGCGGCGGCGAGGCGGCTCCGGAGCGCGTCGACCCCGAGCAGGCGTTCTTCGCCCGGCAGGTCTCCATCGTTCTGGAGAACAGCGGGAGGATCGACCCGGAGCGGATCGAGGCGTACATCGCCGCGGAAGGCTACGAGGCGCTTGCGCATGTTCTGGCCGAGTTGCGTCCCTCCGAGGTTGTCGAGGCGATCACTCGAAGCGGGCTGCGGGGCAGAGGCGGCGCGGGCT
It contains:
- a CDS encoding STAS domain-containing protein; translated protein: MKRNDSEFSGSVTQSSTSESKKERTMVLNVRNANDVTVVSVAKELVGTEGARLREVVHGLTLSAKSPGRLIVDLNKTERVDTLGLSALMSLAHIAGDGSAVLVSSNPYISEILRIVRIGGIVNRFASEPDAVKWIDRVRPVPKAPSHRQAVTEVAAG
- the hoxE gene encoding bidirectional hydrogenase complex protein HoxE; its protein translation is MTPAHERSIPGVDNRTKLLEASMKRHQFQPDALIEVLHTAQELYGHLDDELLMTIAHGLKVPPSRIYGVATFYHFFSLKPKGRHSCVVCMGTACYVKGASKVLSALEAHTGVRAGETTADGAVSLGTARCLGACGLAPAVVYDGEVAGQQTPDIVLNHVKGWQAHESRGVA